The Chitinophaga pinensis DSM 2588 region GAAGTAACTGGCAAGGTAACAACGCCATTGGTTATCATCGCATTCCACGATTTGATGATCGTACCTGCCGGCGCATTATCAACCACTGCCACATTGTTTACATCACTCGGACCATTGTTGGTCACTCTGATAGTATAAATTACATCTTCACCTGGAGCATAAGAAGTCGAGGTAGTTGTTTTCACAACTGCGATATCTGCTTTCAGTGTTGGTGTAAGTGTTGAAGTGCTGGTATTATTTGTTGTTACCGGATCATTTACATCTGCGGATGTCGCATTCGCAGTATTTATCAGGTTACCTGTAAATCCGGATGGTGTAGATACCACAACAGTATAAGTCACTACCGCGCCACTTGGCAGTACAGGGATACCTTCATTGATATCACCAGCACCTGTAACATTTGGCAGGTTAATAGTTGGAGAACTTGCTACCGCTGTCCAGGACGAGATCGTCGTACCGGTTGGTGCGTTGTCAATCACGCTTACAGTGGTGGCATCACTCGGACCATTATTGGTAACGGTAATGGTATAGGTCACATCTTCACCTGGAGCAAAAGTGGTCGCAGCTGTAGATTTCACTACAGCGATATCTGCTTTTGGTGTTGGGGTAATACCCGCTGTCGTACTGGAGTTGTTAGTCGCTGTTGGGTCAGTCGCATTGGTCGCTGTAGCAGTGTTGCTCAGGTTACCACTAAAGTTTGACGCAGTCCCGAGAACAACCGTATATGTTACAACTGAACCAGATGGCAGTTCGGTAATAGTCTCATTAATATCGCCTGTGCCGGAGGTAAATGGCAGTGTTGCCGTACCTGTCGTTACAGCAGCTGTCCATGATTTGATCGTTGTACCCGTTGGAGCATTATCGATCACGGATACATTACTTCCATCACTCGGACCATTATTCGTAACGGTAAAAGTATAGGTTACATCTTCACCAGGCGCAAAGGTCGTCGCAGTAGTCGATTTCACTACACCGATATCTGACAGTCGGTTCGGTGGCGTTGTTACCGAACTGGTATTATCACCAGGTAACGGATCCAACAGATCACTGGTAGCAGAAGCACTGTTAATCAGTACTCCGTTGTATGCAGCAGATGTCGTCACGGTAACAGTATATCTAACCGAGCGTCCATTTCCAAGAAGAGAGATGATTTCGTCGATACTACCTGTTCCGGAAGTTGAGGGAAGGGTTGTTCCTCCTGTTGCAGAAGCGGTCCAACTCATACCAGTGACGCTGGTAGGAATATTGTCGGTCACATGCACATTTATGGCATCATCCGGACCGTTGTTAGTCACGTCGATGGTATATACGATCGCCGCACCACCAGGAGTAAAACTGCCTGCACCGGCAGATTTCAATACCACTAGATTTGCTCTCGGCACAACCGGAATAGGAGGTGTCGTACTGGTATTATCACCAGTGACAGCATCATCAGCTGATGATGCACTGGCAGTGTTCTGCAGGGTACCGGTGAAACCACCAGGTACATTCACCGTCACGGTGTATGTTACAACAGCACCAGCTGGTAAGTTTGCAATTGTCTGGTCGATATTACCTGTACCACTGGCAGCAGGTAAAGTACCTGAACCTGTAGTAAAGGCCGCTGTCCAGTTGCCGATCGTTGTACTGCCCGGCGCATCGTCAATCACGCGCACATTTCTGGCCGGATTAGTCGTAGAAGTATTGGTAACAGTGAAAGTATAGATCACCGTTCCACCAGGCGTATAACTGGTAGCAGCAGTCGTCTTGTTCACCACAATATTTGCATTGGGGATCGCTGATACGGTATTGCTATATTTAATGTTATTACAATTCTCAGTGGTACCACCGTTTTTACATTCCACGTGTGGATCTGTCGGAGGTATGGTTGCATCCGGGTTGGTAGCATCCGGATCGGTTACGTCTTTCGGACGCATGATACTGGTCTCGATATTGATCGCACCAGTTGTAGAAGGAGTACCTTTAAAAGTAAAGGTAATGATACAGCCGTTAGGCAGGTCCAGTAATGCGGAATAATTACCACCCGTCAATGCTGCATTGTTTACAGCACCGCAACCGGTAGTATATGTCACATCACTTACACTGGCAATAGTAAAACCGGCAGGCACTTTTATCGCAAAAGGCGCACCGGTTACATCGCTCGGACCATTATTTACAACAACTACCTGGTAGTTGATAGACTGTCCCTGATATACTTGTGTAGTACCGCCAACACTTGGCCCGACACTTTGGATCGCCAGGTCAGCACGTACTATATTAAGTGAAGTATTTTTAGTGGCGACGTCACCCAAGATATAGGTCCAGGTGTCCATCGTCCTGTTGTTACCGAAATCCAGGCCCCATTTATGACCATTACTGTTACTGGAAATACCACTGCCTTCATTACCATTGATCAGTGGATTACTTGCAATACCCGCACCGCCGGTAAAAGTAGAATCCGCCCAATACACGATATCACTCTCTACCGTAACATGGTCATCTTTTAGCTGTTCGATGATCAGACCATTTTCGTTAGTCTCCACATCGATAAATGGAAAGTGAATTTCAGAACCCTGCAACTGTACTTTGGCTACAACGTTTGCAACCCCAAGTGCAGGCGCTACTCCCGCTCCATCTTTACCATCCCAGAAAATGCTGTTCGCTCCCTTTGCGGCTGTTCCGGTGATTTTCCTGGTCACAAACGCACCAGTACCTTCCAGTGTTATACGATACGTTCCGATGGTGTTCGCATCAAACTTAATATAAGCACCTTTTGAACTCACCTGTCCGGAAGTACCCTCTACCCCATCCACAGAGATATTGGAAATAGTAGGTATTACTTTCGGCACGTTTAACCAGGTCGTCTTTCCGCCTGGCTGAGGTGCTGATGCCGGTAAGGTCGCATCAGGCACCTGATAAAACATTTTATGGGTAACACTGTAACTACCGTCGTCTTTTCTAGGGTCCCACGTGTAAATATCCGTATTATAGGCAGTCCCGTCTTTACTTTTATACAAAGGCGGGTCTTTATCATCGCCACTCTTCGTGAGACCTTTGTTATTCACAAAACCTACAAAACCAAGACCGTCCAGTCCATTATTATTTACCTTAAATAAATATCCGTCGTTCGTTAATACATACAGCTTAGCACGATAGTCATTGTGCTGAACGTACATATTGAGCACGTTGGTATATACTCTACCCGTCTGCATAACAGCGCCTGCGCTTCTTACAGATACATCCCATGCACAGATCGCGCTGGAGGCACCATTCTGTATCCAGTTTTCATCGGCGGTCCAGTTGGCACCAGCCCCCTCAGTAATCTGATTTGAAGGCAACGTGGACAGAAACTCAACCTTCCATAAACCTGTTTGTCCTGCGCCCGCAACCCTTGTAAACGGCGTATAACCGGACCAGGGTCCGGCAATTTCCGCAGCCCTGTTTGAAATTTGTCCTACAGTAGTGGAACCTACCGTAGAAGAGTACACAGTACCATCGGGAGCTGTAAATACAAGTTGTCCTGAGCCGATCCCCTGCGCGCTACTGGCAGCGCCAATTGTTTCTCCGGCGTTAACATAGGCATAGTGCACCCCTGTGTTAGTAAGTGACCATCCCACTTTGGTAGCACTGGTGGAAACGAGGCATGCACGTCCTCCTCCTGCCCCACTGGGGTACAAATCCTTCGATCCTTCCGCGCGGCTGTCCGGTGTGGCGAACAAGCCGGCAAGAAGAAAGAGAAGGGCAAATTTTGTTTTGTAAAATTTATCCATCTGTATTGAATAAGTGATAAAACCTCCATCCAGCTGTCTCTGGCATGGAAATAGTATTCCCGGACAGGAACAATACGTTCCTGCAATAATTTGCTGTAAGAATAGTGTTGTGATGATGAACGGGCATGCACAGGCACATAGGATACAGGTGTCCTTTACATTATTTCCGTCTTAGGTTATTTTTACTCTTTACTGCACAGGTTACACTTTCACAGGATCGGGTGTCTTTTGTGAGTTTTCTCCTATCAACAACATAGTATCTTATAGTATCTCGGTATAGTATCTTTAGCAGCTGCACAAAACGCCTGTACGAAAACGGGTATAGCTTTGCCCGACAAAATTACTGTAGCCTCCCTCAAACATGTATAGTAAATATTTGACATGTTTGTAGTACAATTACTACAGCCTGTCATTACCGTCGCTTAACAAAATATTATAACTTTGTTCAATATGCCTGATGCAGCAGGCGCAGTAACCATAGACCTATTTATATCCTATTTATCCGCTAGTGAATGAACTATATCCTTATTGCCCATGAACCCTCCATCATGCGATGTGGCCTGTCTCAGATTATTTCTATGCTACCCGCACCCGTGACCGTCATGATGGTGGAGACGCCCGCTGAAATGGCTTCAGCGCTGGAACAGCAACCATTCGACCTGCTCATACTAAGCAGACATCTACCAGGAAATGATACCTTGTCGATGATGAAAATGGTGAGAGAAAAGCACCGTGCCACAAAGATATTGCTGTTCTCTTCCCGTGAAGAAAAAACAAGAATTGTCGACGTACTGTTTGAAACAGCAGATGGCTATCTGAGTAACAACTCGTCTGAAGAAGATATCAGTCTGACTATTTCTATCCTGGTACCCGGACATCAACGTTTATCGTCCTTACGTCCGGCATTCACCAACCCGCTGGAACAACTTTCCAGCCGGGAAATAGAAGTCATGAACCTGCTGGCGCAGGGATTGCCGCTATTGAAAATTGCCGCTCATATGGAGCTCCAGGTTACTACTGTGAGTACTTACAAAACCCGCATCTTCAAGAAGCTGGAAATCAACTCTATAGTAGAACTGCTGGACAAGGTCAGAACCTACGGTATACGCAAACTTGCATAACGACGAAAGCCCCTGTGACAGGGGCTTTCACTTTAATAAATTATATTTTTACCATTTGAATAATAGTCATAACTTCGTTACCCGGCCA contains the following coding sequences:
- a CDS encoding response regulator transcription factor; its protein translation is MNYILIAHEPSIMRCGLSQIISMLPAPVTVMMVETPAEMASALEQQPFDLLILSRHLPGNDTLSMMKMVREKHRATKILLFSSREEKTRIVDVLFETADGYLSNNSSEEDISLTISILVPGHQRLSSLRPAFTNPLEQLSSREIEVMNLLAQGLPLLKIAAHMELQVTTVSTYKTRIFKKLEINSIVELLDKVRTYGIRKLA